One Diabrotica virgifera virgifera chromosome 3, PGI_DIABVI_V3a genomic window carries:
- the LOC114334667 gene encoding arrestin domain-containing protein 3 isoform X2, producing MTCTVELSSGNIYNPGSTIYGKAFCQFYAQEDFNVIKCTFRGEEATCWTTTERHYDRFKKRKETRTVTHQGQNTFVTIDVILSNEGQLPHGQYEYPFSIRLPPNLAGSFQGPYGTIKYFFVFIVDKGIRSNYMCEVPLTVISPVDFNKIRDELQLQPTSYQDEKILGCCCCASDPLTMEMRLEKEAFAMGEKMKVNVRIVNLSNTTVPRVELNLQQNIWYKTLTGYRKLDPYILITLAGSGVGAHGDRNYIFDFEIPPVALPNFFGCLLFETHYSLIAKAVVPGFHTNLYVQTGDIMLGTIPLIDIPTETSKLLDPAPAYTYEETSQNEKNGILFSNIASAPEEEVPSAPPKSKMMN from the exons ATGACATGTACAGTGGAACTAAGTAGTGGAAATATCTATAATCCTGGGTCAACTATTTATGGAAAAGctttttgtcaattttatgcacAAGAAGATTTTAATG TGATCAAATGCACCTTTCGTGGTGAAGAGGCAACCTGTTGGACTACAACAGAAAGACATTACGACAGGtttaaaaaaaggaaagaaaCTAGAACTGTCACACATCAAGGGCAAAATACTTTTGTAACTATTGATGTTATATTATCCAATGAAG GTCAACTACCCCATGGTCAGTATGAGTATCCATTTTCTATCAGACTTCCGCCAAATTTAGCGGGTTCGTTTCAAGGTCCTTATggaacaattaaatatttttttgtattcatAGTCGATAAAGGAATACGTAGCAATTACATGTGTGAAGTTCCTTTAACTGTAATATCGCCCGTAGACTTCAATAAAATTCGAGATGAGCTACAATTG caaCCTACATCTTATCAAGATGAAAAAATCTTAGGCTGTTGCTGTTGTGCTAGTGATCCACTGACTATGGAAATGCGTCTAGAGAAAGAAGCATTCGCAATGGGAGAAAAAATGAAAGTAAATGTGAGGATTGTGAATCTGTCTAATACAACTGTTCCACGCGTGGAGCTAAATCTACAACAG AATATCTGGTATAAAACTTTGACTGGATACCGAAAACTAGATCCATACATTTTGATCACGCTTGCTGGAAGTGGCGTTGGCGCTCATGGTGATAGAaactatatttttgattttgaaatACCACCTGTGGCTTTGCCAAATTTTTTCGGATGCTTATTATTTGAAACACATTACAGTTTAATT GCCAAAGCTGTCGTTCCAGGATTTCACACAAATCTTTATGTTCAAACTGGTGATATTATGTTAGGCACTATACCGCTTATTGATATTCCTACAGAAACCTCTAAAT tgTTGGACCCGGCACCTGCATATACATATGAAGAAACGTCACAAAATGAGAAAAATGGaattttgttttcaaatattGCTAGTGCTCCTGAAGAAGAAGTACCGTCAGCTCCCCCAAAATCCAAAATGATGAACTAG
- the LOC114334667 gene encoding arrestin domain-containing protein 2 isoform X6, translated as MTCTVELSSGNIYNPGSTIYGKAFCQFYAQEDFNGQLPHGQYEYPFSIRLPPNLAGSFQGPYGTIKYFFVFIVDKGIRSNYMCEVPLTVISPVDFNKIRDELQLQPTSYQDEKILGCCCCASDPLTMEMRLEKEAFAMGEKMKVNVRIVNLSNTTVPRVELNLQQNIWYKTLTGYRKLDPYILITLAGSGVGAHGDRNYIFDFEIPPVALPNFFGCLLFETHYSLIAKAVVPGFHTNLYVQTGDIMLGTIPLIDIPTETSKLLDPAPAYTYEETSQNEKNGILFSNIASAPEEEVPSAPPKSKMMN; from the exons ATGACATGTACAGTGGAACTAAGTAGTGGAAATATCTATAATCCTGGGTCAACTATTTATGGAAAAGctttttgtcaattttatgcacAAGAAGATTTTAATG GTCAACTACCCCATGGTCAGTATGAGTATCCATTTTCTATCAGACTTCCGCCAAATTTAGCGGGTTCGTTTCAAGGTCCTTATggaacaattaaatatttttttgtattcatAGTCGATAAAGGAATACGTAGCAATTACATGTGTGAAGTTCCTTTAACTGTAATATCGCCCGTAGACTTCAATAAAATTCGAGATGAGCTACAATTG caaCCTACATCTTATCAAGATGAAAAAATCTTAGGCTGTTGCTGTTGTGCTAGTGATCCACTGACTATGGAAATGCGTCTAGAGAAAGAAGCATTCGCAATGGGAGAAAAAATGAAAGTAAATGTGAGGATTGTGAATCTGTCTAATACAACTGTTCCACGCGTGGAGCTAAATCTACAACAG AATATCTGGTATAAAACTTTGACTGGATACCGAAAACTAGATCCATACATTTTGATCACGCTTGCTGGAAGTGGCGTTGGCGCTCATGGTGATAGAaactatatttttgattttgaaatACCACCTGTGGCTTTGCCAAATTTTTTCGGATGCTTATTATTTGAAACACATTACAGTTTAATT GCCAAAGCTGTCGTTCCAGGATTTCACACAAATCTTTATGTTCAAACTGGTGATATTATGTTAGGCACTATACCGCTTATTGATATTCCTACAGAAACCTCTAAAT tgTTGGACCCGGCACCTGCATATACATATGAAGAAACGTCACAAAATGAGAAAAATGGaattttgttttcaaatattGCTAGTGCTCCTGAAGAAGAAGTACCGTCAGCTCCCCCAAAATCCAAAATGATGAACTAG
- the LOC114334667 gene encoding arrestin domain-containing protein 3 isoform X1, with amino-acid sequence MLEAIYRFSSFGFILSYFWTVRNRIFITLAKVNMTCTVELSSGNIYNPGSTIYGKAFCQFYAQEDFNVIKCTFRGEEATCWTTTERHYDRFKKRKETRTVTHQGQNTFVTIDVILSNEGQLPHGQYEYPFSIRLPPNLAGSFQGPYGTIKYFFVFIVDKGIRSNYMCEVPLTVISPVDFNKIRDELQLQPTSYQDEKILGCCCCASDPLTMEMRLEKEAFAMGEKMKVNVRIVNLSNTTVPRVELNLQQNIWYKTLTGYRKLDPYILITLAGSGVGAHGDRNYIFDFEIPPVALPNFFGCLLFETHYSLIAKAVVPGFHTNLYVQTGDIMLGTIPLIDIPTETSKLLDPAPAYTYEETSQNEKNGILFSNIASAPEEEVPSAPPKSKMMN; translated from the exons ATGCTAGAAGCTATTTATAGGTTCTCGTCATTTGgatttattttaagttatttttggACAGTTCGAAATCGTATTTTCATTACTTTGGCTAAA gtaaACATGACATGTACAGTGGAACTAAGTAGTGGAAATATCTATAATCCTGGGTCAACTATTTATGGAAAAGctttttgtcaattttatgcacAAGAAGATTTTAATG TGATCAAATGCACCTTTCGTGGTGAAGAGGCAACCTGTTGGACTACAACAGAAAGACATTACGACAGGtttaaaaaaaggaaagaaaCTAGAACTGTCACACATCAAGGGCAAAATACTTTTGTAACTATTGATGTTATATTATCCAATGAAG GTCAACTACCCCATGGTCAGTATGAGTATCCATTTTCTATCAGACTTCCGCCAAATTTAGCGGGTTCGTTTCAAGGTCCTTATggaacaattaaatatttttttgtattcatAGTCGATAAAGGAATACGTAGCAATTACATGTGTGAAGTTCCTTTAACTGTAATATCGCCCGTAGACTTCAATAAAATTCGAGATGAGCTACAATTG caaCCTACATCTTATCAAGATGAAAAAATCTTAGGCTGTTGCTGTTGTGCTAGTGATCCACTGACTATGGAAATGCGTCTAGAGAAAGAAGCATTCGCAATGGGAGAAAAAATGAAAGTAAATGTGAGGATTGTGAATCTGTCTAATACAACTGTTCCACGCGTGGAGCTAAATCTACAACAG AATATCTGGTATAAAACTTTGACTGGATACCGAAAACTAGATCCATACATTTTGATCACGCTTGCTGGAAGTGGCGTTGGCGCTCATGGTGATAGAaactatatttttgattttgaaatACCACCTGTGGCTTTGCCAAATTTTTTCGGATGCTTATTATTTGAAACACATTACAGTTTAATT GCCAAAGCTGTCGTTCCAGGATTTCACACAAATCTTTATGTTCAAACTGGTGATATTATGTTAGGCACTATACCGCTTATTGATATTCCTACAGAAACCTCTAAAT tgTTGGACCCGGCACCTGCATATACATATGAAGAAACGTCACAAAATGAGAAAAATGGaattttgttttcaaatattGCTAGTGCTCCTGAAGAAGAAGTACCGTCAGCTCCCCCAAAATCCAAAATGATGAACTAG
- the LOC114334667 gene encoding arrestin domain-containing protein 2 isoform X3 produces MLEAIYRFSSFGFILSYFWTVRNRIFITLAKVNMTCTVELSSGNIYNPGSTIYGKAFCQFYAQEDFNGQLPHGQYEYPFSIRLPPNLAGSFQGPYGTIKYFFVFIVDKGIRSNYMCEVPLTVISPVDFNKIRDELQLQPTSYQDEKILGCCCCASDPLTMEMRLEKEAFAMGEKMKVNVRIVNLSNTTVPRVELNLQQNIWYKTLTGYRKLDPYILITLAGSGVGAHGDRNYIFDFEIPPVALPNFFGCLLFETHYSLIAKAVVPGFHTNLYVQTGDIMLGTIPLIDIPTETSKLLDPAPAYTYEETSQNEKNGILFSNIASAPEEEVPSAPPKSKMMN; encoded by the exons ATGCTAGAAGCTATTTATAGGTTCTCGTCATTTGgatttattttaagttatttttggACAGTTCGAAATCGTATTTTCATTACTTTGGCTAAA gtaaACATGACATGTACAGTGGAACTAAGTAGTGGAAATATCTATAATCCTGGGTCAACTATTTATGGAAAAGctttttgtcaattttatgcacAAGAAGATTTTAATG GTCAACTACCCCATGGTCAGTATGAGTATCCATTTTCTATCAGACTTCCGCCAAATTTAGCGGGTTCGTTTCAAGGTCCTTATggaacaattaaatatttttttgtattcatAGTCGATAAAGGAATACGTAGCAATTACATGTGTGAAGTTCCTTTAACTGTAATATCGCCCGTAGACTTCAATAAAATTCGAGATGAGCTACAATTG caaCCTACATCTTATCAAGATGAAAAAATCTTAGGCTGTTGCTGTTGTGCTAGTGATCCACTGACTATGGAAATGCGTCTAGAGAAAGAAGCATTCGCAATGGGAGAAAAAATGAAAGTAAATGTGAGGATTGTGAATCTGTCTAATACAACTGTTCCACGCGTGGAGCTAAATCTACAACAG AATATCTGGTATAAAACTTTGACTGGATACCGAAAACTAGATCCATACATTTTGATCACGCTTGCTGGAAGTGGCGTTGGCGCTCATGGTGATAGAaactatatttttgattttgaaatACCACCTGTGGCTTTGCCAAATTTTTTCGGATGCTTATTATTTGAAACACATTACAGTTTAATT GCCAAAGCTGTCGTTCCAGGATTTCACACAAATCTTTATGTTCAAACTGGTGATATTATGTTAGGCACTATACCGCTTATTGATATTCCTACAGAAACCTCTAAAT tgTTGGACCCGGCACCTGCATATACATATGAAGAAACGTCACAAAATGAGAAAAATGGaattttgttttcaaatattGCTAGTGCTCCTGAAGAAGAAGTACCGTCAGCTCCCCCAAAATCCAAAATGATGAACTAG
- the LOC114334667 gene encoding uncharacterized protein LOC114334667 isoform X4: MLEAIYRFSSFGFILSYFWTVRNRIFITLAKVNMTCTVELSSGNIYNPGSTIYGKAFCQFYAQEDFNVIKCTFRGEEATCWTTTERHYDRFKKRKETRTVTHQGQNTFVTIDVILSNEGQLPHGQYEYPFSIRLPPNLAGSFQGPYGTIKYFFVFIVDKGIRSNYMCEVPLTVISPVDFNKIRDELQLNIWYKTLTGYRKLDPYILITLAGSGVGAHGDRNYIFDFEIPPVALPNFFGCLLFETHYSLIAKAVVPGFHTNLYVQTGDIMLGTIPLIDIPTETSKLLDPAPAYTYEETSQNEKNGILFSNIASAPEEEVPSAPPKSKMMN; this comes from the exons ATGCTAGAAGCTATTTATAGGTTCTCGTCATTTGgatttattttaagttatttttggACAGTTCGAAATCGTATTTTCATTACTTTGGCTAAA gtaaACATGACATGTACAGTGGAACTAAGTAGTGGAAATATCTATAATCCTGGGTCAACTATTTATGGAAAAGctttttgtcaattttatgcacAAGAAGATTTTAATG TGATCAAATGCACCTTTCGTGGTGAAGAGGCAACCTGTTGGACTACAACAGAAAGACATTACGACAGGtttaaaaaaaggaaagaaaCTAGAACTGTCACACATCAAGGGCAAAATACTTTTGTAACTATTGATGTTATATTATCCAATGAAG GTCAACTACCCCATGGTCAGTATGAGTATCCATTTTCTATCAGACTTCCGCCAAATTTAGCGGGTTCGTTTCAAGGTCCTTATggaacaattaaatatttttttgtattcatAGTCGATAAAGGAATACGTAGCAATTACATGTGTGAAGTTCCTTTAACTGTAATATCGCCCGTAGACTTCAATAAAATTCGAGATGAGCTACAATTG AATATCTGGTATAAAACTTTGACTGGATACCGAAAACTAGATCCATACATTTTGATCACGCTTGCTGGAAGTGGCGTTGGCGCTCATGGTGATAGAaactatatttttgattttgaaatACCACCTGTGGCTTTGCCAAATTTTTTCGGATGCTTATTATTTGAAACACATTACAGTTTAATT GCCAAAGCTGTCGTTCCAGGATTTCACACAAATCTTTATGTTCAAACTGGTGATATTATGTTAGGCACTATACCGCTTATTGATATTCCTACAGAAACCTCTAAAT tgTTGGACCCGGCACCTGCATATACATATGAAGAAACGTCACAAAATGAGAAAAATGGaattttgttttcaaatattGCTAGTGCTCCTGAAGAAGAAGTACCGTCAGCTCCCCCAAAATCCAAAATGATGAACTAG
- the LOC114334667 gene encoding arrestin domain-containing protein 17 isoform X5, with protein sequence MLEAIYRFSSFGFILSYFWTVRNRIFITLAKVNMTCTVELSSGNIYNPGSTIYGKAFCQFYAQEDFNVIKCTFRGEEATCWTTTERHYDRFKKRKETRTVTHQGQNTFVTIDVILSNEGQLPHGQYEYPFSIRLPPNLAGSFQGPYGTIKYFFVFIVDKGIRSNYMCEVPLTVISPVDFNKIRDELQLQPTSYQDEKILGCCCCASDPLTMEMRLEKEAFAMGEKMKVNVRIVNLSNTTVPRVELNLQQAKAVVPGFHTNLYVQTGDIMLGTIPLIDIPTETSKLLDPAPAYTYEETSQNEKNGILFSNIASAPEEEVPSAPPKSKMMN encoded by the exons ATGCTAGAAGCTATTTATAGGTTCTCGTCATTTGgatttattttaagttatttttggACAGTTCGAAATCGTATTTTCATTACTTTGGCTAAA gtaaACATGACATGTACAGTGGAACTAAGTAGTGGAAATATCTATAATCCTGGGTCAACTATTTATGGAAAAGctttttgtcaattttatgcacAAGAAGATTTTAATG TGATCAAATGCACCTTTCGTGGTGAAGAGGCAACCTGTTGGACTACAACAGAAAGACATTACGACAGGtttaaaaaaaggaaagaaaCTAGAACTGTCACACATCAAGGGCAAAATACTTTTGTAACTATTGATGTTATATTATCCAATGAAG GTCAACTACCCCATGGTCAGTATGAGTATCCATTTTCTATCAGACTTCCGCCAAATTTAGCGGGTTCGTTTCAAGGTCCTTATggaacaattaaatatttttttgtattcatAGTCGATAAAGGAATACGTAGCAATTACATGTGTGAAGTTCCTTTAACTGTAATATCGCCCGTAGACTTCAATAAAATTCGAGATGAGCTACAATTG caaCCTACATCTTATCAAGATGAAAAAATCTTAGGCTGTTGCTGTTGTGCTAGTGATCCACTGACTATGGAAATGCGTCTAGAGAAAGAAGCATTCGCAATGGGAGAAAAAATGAAAGTAAATGTGAGGATTGTGAATCTGTCTAATACAACTGTTCCACGCGTGGAGCTAAATCTACAACAG GCCAAAGCTGTCGTTCCAGGATTTCACACAAATCTTTATGTTCAAACTGGTGATATTATGTTAGGCACTATACCGCTTATTGATATTCCTACAGAAACCTCTAAAT tgTTGGACCCGGCACCTGCATATACATATGAAGAAACGTCACAAAATGAGAAAAATGGaattttgttttcaaatattGCTAGTGCTCCTGAAGAAGAAGTACCGTCAGCTCCCCCAAAATCCAAAATGATGAACTAG